Proteins encoded by one window of Teretinema zuelzerae:
- a CDS encoding SIR2 family protein yields the protein MEKLLKPVADKLGLDINDEQHDLTSLAQFFVDDHGGVRGELDQILVEEYGKTKMSVSDNHRILARLPIQIYWTTNYDRLIENALLEQGKTPDIKKAQSDLTVNLPKRDAIIYKMHGDIETVSETVLTKHEYEDYNKKRELFSNAFKSDYVSRTFLFIGFSFTDPNLDYLISRIRTTLGQNIKPDYYFIKKKRIQDCREGKNLERTP from the coding sequence TTGGAAAAACTATTAAAACCAGTTGCTGATAAGCTTGGGCTTGACATTAATGATGAGCAACATGATTTAACTTCATTGGCTCAATTTTTTGTTGACGATCATGGAGGAGTTAGGGGAGAACTAGACCAAATACTTGTCGAAGAATATGGTAAAACAAAAATGTCAGTCTCTGATAATCATCGGATTCTAGCTAGACTTCCAATTCAAATATATTGGACCACCAATTATGATAGACTAATTGAAAACGCATTATTAGAACAGGGTAAAACACCTGATATTAAAAAAGCACAATCAGATTTGACAGTAAATCTACCAAAGCGAGATGCAATTATATACAAAATGCATGGAGATATTGAAACTGTATCTGAAACAGTTCTAACAAAACATGAGTATGAAGATTATAATAAAAAAAGAGAATTGTTTAGTAATGCATTTAAAAGTGACTATGTTTCTAGAACATTTTTATTTATCGGATTCAGTTTTACTGATCCCAATCTTGACTACTTAATTAGTCGTATAAGAACAACATTAGGCCAGAATATAAAACCAGACTATTATTTCATAAAAAAGAAACGGATACAAGATTGCAGAGAAGGCAAGAACTTAGAGCGAACTCCTTAA
- a CDS encoding TIR domain-containing protein → MATKRRVFYSFHYDNDVFRVQQIRNMGAIDGDEPVSKNDWETVKKGGDKAIEKWIDENMDGKSCVVVLIGEDTYKDRG, encoded by the coding sequence ATGGCAACAAAAAGAAGAGTTTTTTACAGTTTTCATTACGACAACGATGTTTTTAGAGTTCAACAAATTAGGAACATGGGTGCTATTGATGGAGATGAACCTGTCTCGAAGAATGACTGGGAAACAGTAAAGAAAGGTGGGGATAAAGCAATTGAAAAATGGATTGATGAAAATATGGATGGAAAAAGTTGTGTAGTTGTTCTTATAGGTGAAGATACTTATAAAGACCGTGGTTAA
- a CDS encoding pilus assembly protein N-terminal domain-containing protein translates to MLRLSERESRLQTSIIYNGKITDPSIASLIGTSGSNIIVKPLKAGETSIRISHPKTSTIYTIHVQVEGSNAGISLNKNYIATETGKTVEISANIDLGTSEDYKAITWSADKVGGAEIVSILGSGKTVALYALSTGKTTVTAEFKGKTAKCDVLIAASRQFSF, encoded by the coding sequence GTGCTTCGATTGTCGGAGAGGGAATCTCGACTCCAGACCAGTATAATCTACAATGGAAAAATTACTGATCCATCTATTGCAAGTCTTATAGGCACCTCTGGATCAAATATCATCGTTAAGCCGTTAAAAGCCGGTGAAACGTCCATACGGATTTCTCACCCGAAGACATCAACTATCTATACCATACATGTACAGGTAGAAGGATCAAATGCTGGAATCTCGCTAAACAAGAACTATATAGCAACAGAGACCGGTAAAACGGTTGAAATATCTGCAAATATAGATCTTGGTACAAGCGAGGACTATAAAGCTATTACATGGAGCGCTGATAAGGTCGGTGGTGCTGAGATCGTGTCAATTCTCGGAAGCGGGAAAACAGTCGCCCTTTATGCCTTATCTACCGGAAAAACCACGGTTACGGCCGAGTTCAAGGGAAAAACAGCTAAATGTGATGTGTTGATAGCTGCATCAAGGCAATTCAGTTTTTGA